A window from Luteolibacter flavescens encodes these proteins:
- the rpoC gene encoding DNA-directed RNA polymerase subunit beta', with product MNVDTNLRELFGVDERPEAFDQVSITVASPDVIRSWSKGEVKNPETINYRTFKPEKGGLFCERIFGPTRDWECACGKYKRIKHKGVVCDRCGVEVTLSRVRRERMGHIELAVPVSHIWFYKCMPSRIGLVLDISARHLERVIYYEDYVVTEPGNTPLERGQLLTENELRDAEDAYGESSFRASMGAEAIQDLLAQVDLADLAIKLEQELETTRSKQNKKKLSKRLKITQGFAQSKSRPEWMIQTVLPVIPPDLRPLVPLEGGRFATSDLNDLYRRVINRNNRLKNLLQLKTPEVIIRNEKRMLQEAVDALFDNGRHGRAVTGAGNRPLKSLSDMLKGKGGRFRQNLLGKRVDYSGRSVIVIGPDLTLNQCGLPKKMALTLFEPFIIRRLKELGYCHTVRSAKKMIDRKTPEVWDILAEVTKGHPVFLNRAPTLHRLSIQAFEPKLIEGEAIRVHPLVCTAYNADFDGDQMAVHVPLSVEAQMEARQLMLAPNNIFSPASGRPITTPSQDIILGSYYLTWAPVRTQKDREKQEHLPLFENSSEVEFAIASRKVGYHQWIRIRNPNFGKPGTVYGDHENKILETTPGRVRFNEIWPAGLGFINRTVGKKQMSDIIWRTYQVSGQKTTVQTLDALKSLGFREATRSGTSIGIVDMVVPEEKPAIIADAYAQVDKVTKQYRNGVITDGERYQKVVDIWTHATDTIASALYRKIEFNDGKPGASPLFMMVDSGARGNKSQIKQLSGMRGLMAKPSGEIIERPITSNFREGLSVLEYFISTHGARKGLADTALKTADSGYMTRKLVDVAQDVIVTQQDCGTASGIVVAPIYDGDEEAASLALRIYGRTSCEQVKDPVTGQIVLDFDELVDENSAKAVERIGYEKLKIRSVLTCESKRGCCAKCYGLNLATGKPVKIGEAVGIIAAQSIGEPGTQLTMRTFHVGGAAMATFKQPIIKAKNTGRVIYKDLRTVESSEGKWVVLNKNGSVSIRDQDGLELESHMIVIGSVIEIKDGEDVKKADTVATWDPYNVPILTEKPGKVEFRDMISGITVTNETDKETGKKVMVVTEHKEDLHPQVVIVDEKTKEVRASYSIPVGAHLSVKEGEVVAGGTQLAKTPRKVARTKDITGGLPRVAELFEARKPKDACVIAKIDGDVSFGGTVRGKKKVIVTDADSGEQVEHLVPMGRHIIVTDGDRVKRGDQITEGPVSPEDLLEACGAQELQEHLVNEVQSVYRVQGVEINDKHIEIIIRQMLRKVKITDPGDADQLLWGDQIDRSAFNRINEGIVASGGKPAEAEPVLLGITKASLETDSFISAASFQDTTRVLTEAATLGKVDYLTGFKENVIMGHLIPAGSGFDCHRDSEIEFTVEEPEPIFVPTAPEGEDAVESA from the coding sequence ATGAACGTTGATACCAACCTTCGCGAACTTTTCGGCGTGGACGAGCGGCCGGAAGCCTTTGACCAGGTTTCCATCACCGTCGCATCCCCGGATGTCATCCGCTCTTGGTCCAAGGGCGAGGTGAAGAATCCGGAAACCATCAACTACCGTACTTTCAAGCCGGAAAAGGGCGGCCTTTTCTGCGAGCGCATCTTCGGCCCCACCCGTGACTGGGAGTGTGCCTGCGGCAAGTACAAGCGCATCAAGCACAAGGGCGTGGTCTGCGACCGCTGCGGTGTGGAAGTGACGCTGAGCCGCGTGCGCCGCGAGCGCATGGGCCACATCGAGCTGGCCGTGCCCGTGTCGCACATCTGGTTCTACAAGTGCATGCCCTCCCGCATCGGCCTGGTGCTGGACATCAGCGCACGCCACCTGGAGCGCGTCATCTACTACGAGGACTACGTGGTCACCGAGCCGGGCAATACCCCGCTCGAGCGCGGCCAACTGCTCACGGAGAATGAACTCCGCGATGCCGAGGACGCCTACGGCGAGTCTTCCTTCCGCGCCTCGATGGGTGCGGAGGCGATCCAGGACCTGCTCGCGCAGGTGGACCTGGCCGACCTGGCCATCAAGCTCGAGCAAGAGCTGGAGACCACCCGCTCGAAGCAGAACAAGAAGAAGCTGAGCAAGCGCCTCAAGATCACCCAGGGCTTCGCGCAATCGAAGTCCCGCCCGGAATGGATGATCCAGACCGTGCTCCCGGTGATCCCGCCGGACCTGCGCCCGCTGGTCCCGCTGGAAGGCGGTCGTTTCGCGACCTCCGACCTGAATGACCTGTATCGCCGGGTCATCAACCGCAACAACCGTCTCAAGAACCTCCTCCAGCTCAAGACGCCGGAGGTGATCATCCGCAACGAAAAGCGGATGCTCCAGGAGGCGGTGGACGCGCTCTTCGACAACGGCCGCCATGGCCGTGCCGTCACGGGTGCCGGCAACCGTCCGCTGAAGTCCCTGAGCGACATGCTCAAGGGCAAGGGCGGCCGCTTCCGCCAGAACCTGCTCGGCAAGCGCGTGGACTACTCGGGTCGCTCCGTCATCGTCATCGGTCCGGACCTCACTCTGAACCAGTGCGGTCTGCCGAAGAAGATGGCTCTCACCCTGTTCGAGCCCTTCATCATCCGTCGCCTGAAGGAACTGGGCTACTGCCACACGGTCCGCTCGGCGAAGAAGATGATCGACCGCAAGACCCCGGAAGTCTGGGACATCCTCGCGGAAGTGACGAAGGGTCACCCGGTCTTCCTGAACCGCGCACCGACGCTTCACCGTCTCTCGATCCAGGCCTTCGAGCCGAAGCTGATCGAAGGTGAGGCCATCCGCGTCCACCCGCTCGTCTGCACGGCTTACAATGCCGACTTCGACGGTGACCAGATGGCCGTGCACGTGCCGCTCTCGGTGGAGGCCCAGATGGAGGCGCGCCAGCTCATGCTCGCGCCGAACAACATCTTCTCGCCCGCGTCCGGTCGCCCGATCACGACGCCGTCGCAGGACATCATTCTCGGCTCTTACTACCTGACCTGGGCGCCGGTGCGCACCCAGAAGGACCGTGAGAAGCAGGAGCACCTGCCGCTGTTCGAGAATTCCTCCGAGGTCGAGTTTGCCATCGCGTCCCGCAAGGTGGGCTACCACCAGTGGATCCGCATCCGTAACCCCAACTTCGGCAAGCCGGGCACCGTCTATGGCGATCACGAGAACAAGATCCTCGAGACCACGCCGGGCCGCGTCCGCTTCAATGAGATCTGGCCTGCAGGCCTCGGCTTCATCAACCGCACCGTCGGCAAGAAGCAGATGTCGGACATCATCTGGCGCACCTACCAGGTGTCCGGCCAGAAGACCACGGTGCAGACGCTCGATGCGCTGAAGAGCCTCGGCTTCCGCGAAGCCACCCGCTCCGGCACCTCGATCGGTATCGTGGACATGGTCGTCCCGGAAGAGAAGCCGGCGATCATCGCCGACGCCTACGCCCAGGTGGACAAGGTCACGAAGCAGTACCGCAACGGTGTGATCACCGATGGCGAGCGCTACCAGAAGGTCGTGGACATCTGGACGCACGCCACGGACACGATCGCCTCGGCGCTCTACCGCAAGATCGAGTTCAACGACGGCAAGCCCGGCGCGAGCCCGCTCTTCATGATGGTGGACTCCGGTGCGCGTGGTAACAAGAGCCAGATCAAGCAGCTCTCCGGCATGCGCGGCCTGATGGCCAAGCCGTCCGGTGAGATCATCGAGCGCCCGATCACGTCGAACTTCCGCGAAGGTCTGTCCGTGCTGGAATACTTCATTTCCACCCACGGCGCCCGCAAGGGTCTCGCGGACACGGCTCTGAAGACGGCGGACTCCGGTTACATGACCCGCAAGCTGGTGGACGTGGCCCAGGACGTCATCGTCACCCAGCAGGATTGCGGCACCGCCAGCGGTATCGTGGTCGCGCCGATCTATGACGGTGATGAAGAGGCTGCCTCGCTGGCGCTCCGCATCTACGGTCGTACCTCGTGCGAGCAGGTGAAGGACCCGGTGACGGGCCAGATCGTGCTCGATTTCGACGAGCTCGTGGACGAGAACTCGGCCAAGGCTGTCGAGCGCATCGGCTATGAGAAGCTGAAGATCCGCTCGGTGCTGACCTGCGAATCGAAGCGCGGCTGCTGTGCGAAGTGCTACGGCCTGAACCTCGCCACCGGCAAGCCGGTGAAGATCGGTGAAGCGGTCGGCATCATCGCCGCCCAGTCGATCGGCGAGCCCGGCACGCAGCTCACCATGCGTACCTTCCACGTGGGTGGTGCGGCCATGGCGACCTTCAAGCAGCCGATCATCAAGGCGAAGAACACCGGTCGTGTGATCTACAAGGACCTCCGCACCGTCGAGAGCTCCGAGGGCAAGTGGGTCGTGCTGAACAAGAACGGCTCCGTGTCCATCCGCGACCAGGACGGCCTGGAACTGGAAAGCCACATGATCGTCATCGGCTCCGTGATCGAGATCAAGGACGGCGAGGACGTGAAGAAGGCCGACACCGTCGCGACGTGGGATCCGTACAACGTGCCGATCCTCACGGAGAAGCCGGGTAAGGTGGAATTCCGCGACATGATCTCCGGCATCACCGTGACCAACGAGACCGACAAGGAAACGGGCAAGAAGGTCATGGTCGTCACCGAGCACAAGGAAGACCTGCACCCGCAGGTGGTGATCGTGGACGAGAAGACCAAGGAAGTCCGCGCCTCCTACTCGATCCCTGTCGGCGCTCACCTTTCCGTGAAGGAAGGCGAAGTGGTCGCAGGGGGCACGCAGCTCGCGAAGACGCCGCGCAAGGTGGCCCGCACGAAGGACATCACCGGTGGTCTCCCGCGTGTGGCCGAGCTCTTCGAAGCCCGCAAGCCGAAGGATGCCTGCGTGATCGCGAAGATCGACGGCGATGTCTCCTTCGGCGGCACCGTCCGCGGCAAGAAGAAGGTCATCGTCACCGACGCCGACTCTGGCGAGCAGGTGGAGCACCTAGTGCCGATGGGCCGCCACATCATCGTGACCGATGGTGACCGCGTGAAGCGGGGCGACCAGATCACGGAAGGCCCTGTCTCCCCGGAAGACCTCCTCGAGGCTTGCGGTGCGCAGGAACTCCAGGAGCACCTCGTGAACGAAGTGCAGTCCGTCTATCGCGTCCAGGGCGTGGAGATCAACGACAAGCACATCGAGATCATCATCCGCCAGATGCTGCGCAAGGTGAAGATCACCGACCCGGGCGATGCCGACCAGCTCCTGTGGGGCGATCAGATCGACCGCTCGGCCTTCAACCGCATCAACGAAGGCATCGTGGCCAGCGGCGGCAAGCCGGCGGAAGCCGAGCCGGTGCTGCTGGGCATCACGAAGGCCTCGCTCGAGACCGACTCCTTCATCTCCGCGGCGTCCTTCCAGGACACCACGCGGGTGCTGACCGAGGCGGCGACGCTGGGCAAGGTGGACTACCTGACGGGCTTCAAGGAGAACGTCATCATGGGTCACCTCATCCCTGCGGGCTCCGGCTTCGACTGTCACCGCGACAGCGAGATCGAGTTCACCGTGGAAGAGCCCGAGCCGATCTTCGTGCCGACCGCTCCGGAAGGAGAAGACGCCGTCGAGAGCGCTTGA
- a CDS encoding DNA translocase FtsK yields the protein MPHRPMRGMLAGGNPDMAKSDNRKRGEAPEVPRWSNEVVGAILICAGLIAFLSVISYTPRDLPSTGLMEAFAEPTPPGEPTHNFIGIVGAFLGFAQVSLFGAAGYIVPVALIWFGVAKLVFDARLWPRTMLGFTVLTLSGAAFMHALGGHADDFTGPGGVTGYLLAHFIFLKLIGKVGSLILLGGTYLVALILITGQRPISFLKGCAAIVSGWIAAFRERRELTNLETAKEELRAAERERERERRRKERETGKVPPTAPAVTPETPPNSQQELPLRETPAPQIFDASQRRIEAPKPGDKPFERKSASHLSLSTAGFEDYDLPGFDLLDALPEEEAPEANRDELLATQRTIVETLRAFGIEVTPGDITRGPTITRYEIYPSTGLRVSRISQLEADLARATCAERINILAPIPGKDTVGIELANSQKVSVPLRELLQDPEFRSAKKKIPLALGKDVYGKTVIGDLAAMPHLLVAGATGSGKSVCINSIIASMLFKFGPDELRFIMVDPKVVEMQMYNKLPHLVVPVVTDPKKVVAALKWVVNEMEKRYRVFAKTGVRNFDSFNNRVRPEKTETPAEETEQDTPPWNADEEVDMESIESIAAALESGELGPEADEDELPIEEDKIPDRYPYIVVLIDELADLMQTAPADVEMCIARIAQKARAAGIHLIIATQTPRADVVTGIIKANIPCRIAFQVSSQLDSRVILDTKGADKLVGKGDMLYLPPGSAKLERSQGAFVSDEEVERLVDHCAAQAEPNFEVDIQRSIDNGGDDDDGEEDISAADEELIMRCIEVARQEQKCSTSLLQRRLRLGYTRAARMVDILEARGVVGPGDGAKPREVYLK from the coding sequence TTGCCCCACCGTCCCATGCGGGGGATGCTCGCCGGGGGAAATCCGGACATGGCAAAGAGTGACAACCGCAAGCGGGGCGAGGCCCCCGAAGTCCCCCGATGGTCCAATGAGGTCGTCGGGGCCATCCTGATTTGTGCGGGCCTCATCGCCTTCCTCTCGGTCATCTCCTACACGCCGCGGGACCTCCCCTCCACCGGCCTCATGGAGGCCTTCGCCGAGCCCACGCCGCCGGGCGAGCCCACGCACAATTTCATCGGCATCGTCGGTGCCTTCCTCGGCTTCGCCCAGGTGTCGCTCTTCGGCGCGGCGGGCTACATCGTGCCGGTCGCGCTCATCTGGTTCGGCGTGGCGAAGCTCGTCTTCGATGCCCGGCTGTGGCCGCGCACCATGCTCGGCTTCACCGTGCTCACCCTCAGCGGTGCCGCCTTCATGCACGCACTCGGCGGCCATGCGGATGACTTCACCGGCCCCGGCGGCGTCACCGGCTACCTGCTCGCGCACTTCATCTTCCTGAAGCTCATCGGAAAGGTCGGCTCGCTCATCCTCCTCGGCGGCACCTACCTCGTCGCCCTCATCCTCATCACCGGCCAGCGCCCCATCAGCTTCCTGAAGGGCTGCGCCGCCATCGTCTCCGGGTGGATCGCCGCCTTCCGCGAGCGCCGCGAACTCACCAACCTCGAGACCGCGAAGGAAGAACTCCGCGCCGCCGAGCGCGAGCGCGAACGCGAGCGCCGCCGCAAGGAACGCGAGACCGGCAAGGTGCCCCCCACCGCACCCGCCGTCACTCCCGAGACCCCGCCAAATTCCCAGCAGGAGCTCCCGCTGCGCGAAACCCCCGCGCCCCAGATCTTCGATGCCTCCCAGCGCCGCATCGAGGCGCCAAAGCCCGGCGACAAGCCCTTCGAGCGGAAGTCCGCCAGCCATCTCTCCCTCTCCACCGCCGGCTTCGAAGACTACGATCTCCCGGGCTTCGACCTGCTCGACGCCCTCCCGGAGGAAGAAGCACCGGAGGCGAACCGCGACGAGCTCCTCGCCACCCAGCGCACCATCGTCGAGACGCTCCGCGCCTTCGGCATCGAGGTCACGCCCGGCGACATCACCCGCGGCCCCACCATCACCCGCTACGAGATCTACCCCTCCACCGGCCTCCGTGTCTCCCGCATCTCCCAGCTCGAGGCCGACCTCGCCCGCGCCACCTGCGCCGAGCGCATCAATATCCTCGCCCCCATTCCCGGCAAGGACACCGTCGGCATCGAGCTCGCGAATTCCCAGAAGGTCTCCGTCCCCCTCCGCGAACTACTACAGGACCCGGAGTTCCGCTCCGCGAAGAAGAAGATCCCCCTCGCCCTCGGCAAGGACGTCTATGGCAAGACCGTCATCGGCGACCTCGCTGCCATGCCCCACCTGCTCGTCGCCGGTGCCACGGGCTCCGGCAAGTCCGTCTGCATCAACTCGATCATCGCCTCGATGCTCTTCAAGTTCGGCCCGGATGAACTCCGCTTCATCATGGTGGACCCGAAGGTCGTCGAGATGCAGATGTACAACAAGCTGCCCCACCTCGTCGTCCCCGTCGTCACCGACCCGAAGAAGGTCGTCGCCGCGCTCAAGTGGGTGGTGAATGAAATGGAGAAGCGCTACCGCGTCTTCGCGAAGACAGGCGTGCGGAATTTCGACTCCTTCAACAACCGCGTCCGCCCGGAGAAAACCGAGACCCCGGCCGAGGAGACCGAGCAGGACACCCCGCCGTGGAATGCCGACGAGGAAGTGGACATGGAGTCCATCGAGTCCATCGCCGCCGCCCTCGAGTCCGGCGAACTCGGACCCGAGGCCGACGAGGACGAGCTGCCCATCGAGGAAGACAAGATCCCGGACCGCTACCCCTACATCGTCGTCCTCATCGACGAGCTCGCGGACCTCATGCAGACCGCCCCGGCCGACGTCGAGATGTGCATCGCGCGCATCGCCCAAAAGGCCCGCGCCGCCGGCATCCACCTCATCATCGCCACGCAGACCCCGCGCGCGGACGTCGTCACCGGCATCATCAAGGCGAATATCCCCTGCCGCATCGCCTTCCAGGTCTCCTCGCAGCTCGACTCCCGCGTCATCCTCGACACGAAGGGCGCCGACAAGCTCGTCGGCAAGGGCGACATGCTCTACCTCCCGCCCGGCTCCGCGAAGCTCGAGCGCTCGCAGGGAGCCTTTGTCTCCGACGAGGAAGTCGAGCGCCTCGTGGACCACTGCGCCGCCCAGGCCGAGCCGAATTTCGAGGTCGATATCCAGCGCTCCATCGACAATGGCGGCGACGATGACGACGGCGAGGAAGACATCTCCGCCGCCGATGAAGAACTCATCATGCGCTGCATCGAGGTCGCCCGCCAGGAGCAGAAGTGCAGCACCTCCCTGCTCCAGCGCCGCCTCCGCCTCGGCTACACCCGTGCCGCCCGCATGGTGGACATCCTCGAAGCCCGCGGCGTCGTAGGCCCCGGCGACGGCGCCAAGCCCCGCGAAGTCTACCTCAAGTAA
- a CDS encoding type I phosphomannose isomerase catalytic subunit: protein MEPIVFSPLYMQRVWGGRELETKYGRTLPDAAPYGESWEIVDREKEQSVVRGGSLAGQTLHELWTGRREEIFGSGLPESERFPLLIKVLDARDDLSIQVHPPVHLAAELGGEPKTEMWYIAGADAGARLYVGMKPGATRADFEKAIADGTVADCVHSIEPQAGDSIFIASGRLHAIGAGFLIHEIQQNSDTTYRVFDWNRLGLDGQPRELHVAESLASIDFEDFAPGMDVARGTVIAECEFFRVEKLVLAAEETAGNRDIGRFSIFSVAEGAVVCEGNRFTKGDFFLLPQGAGQLRAEVDSVVLRTTLPG from the coding sequence GTGGAACCGATCGTTTTCAGCCCCCTCTACATGCAGCGCGTCTGGGGCGGACGCGAACTGGAGACCAAGTACGGCCGCACGCTGCCGGATGCCGCGCCCTACGGCGAGTCCTGGGAAATCGTGGACCGGGAGAAGGAGCAGTCGGTGGTGAGGGGCGGCAGCCTGGCGGGGCAGACGCTGCACGAGCTGTGGACGGGCCGGCGCGAGGAAATCTTCGGCTCCGGGCTGCCGGAGAGCGAGCGCTTCCCCCTGCTGATCAAGGTGCTGGACGCGCGGGACGATCTCTCCATCCAGGTGCACCCGCCGGTGCATCTAGCGGCGGAGCTGGGCGGCGAGCCGAAGACGGAGATGTGGTACATCGCCGGTGCGGACGCGGGGGCCAGGCTGTATGTGGGCATGAAGCCGGGGGCGACGCGCGCGGACTTCGAGAAGGCGATTGCGGACGGCACGGTGGCGGACTGCGTCCACTCGATCGAGCCGCAGGCGGGGGATTCCATTTTCATCGCCTCCGGGCGGCTGCACGCGATCGGCGCGGGCTTCCTGATCCACGAGATCCAGCAGAACAGCGACACGACCTACCGGGTGTTTGACTGGAATCGCCTGGGGCTGGATGGCCAGCCGCGCGAGCTGCACGTGGCGGAGTCGCTGGCGAGCATCGACTTCGAGGACTTCGCGCCGGGGATGGACGTGGCGCGGGGGACGGTGATCGCGGAGTGCGAGTTTTTCCGCGTGGAGAAGCTGGTGCTGGCGGCGGAGGAGACGGCGGGGAACCGGGACATCGGGCGATTTTCGATCTTCTCCGTGGCGGAGGGCGCGGTGGTCTGCGAGGGGAACCGCTTCACGAAGGGCGACTTCTTCCTGCTGCCGCAGGGCGCCGGCCAGCTCCGCGCCGAGGTGGACTCGGTGGTGCTGCGGACGACGCTGCCAGGGTAG
- a CDS encoding very short patch repair endonuclease, producing the protein MADIWSAEKRSEVMSRIRGSNTKPELLVRSMVHRLGYRFTVAGPRNKSLPGRPDLVLAKHHVAIFVHGCFWHGHEHCPDFKMPSTRRDWWEAKIAGNKARDARVENELHRLGWHVVTLWACTVKTRAAREWLEKRLPVLIEGKPRVHPKVRKE; encoded by the coding sequence ATGGCCGACATCTGGTCCGCGGAAAAGCGCTCGGAGGTGATGTCCCGCATCCGCGGCAGCAATACCAAGCCGGAGCTGCTGGTGCGCTCGATGGTGCACCGGCTCGGCTACCGCTTCACCGTCGCCGGCCCGCGCAACAAGTCCCTGCCCGGACGGCCGGACCTGGTGCTGGCAAAACACCACGTGGCGATCTTCGTCCACGGATGCTTCTGGCACGGCCACGAGCACTGCCCGGACTTCAAGATGCCGAGTACCCGCCGCGACTGGTGGGAGGCAAAGATCGCCGGAAACAAGGCCCGCGACGCCCGCGTGGAAAACGAGCTGCACCGGCTGGGCTGGCACGTCGTCACCCTGTGGGCCTGCACCGTGAAGACAAGGGCCGCACGCGAGTGGCTGGAGAAGCGCCTGCCGGTGCTGATCGAGGGGAAGCCGCGGGTGCACCCCAAGGTCCGCAAGGAGTGA
- a CDS encoding protocatechuate 3,4-dioxygenase gives MHLLNRRRLLKNFTLGAAGLWVPGAFAEALTLTPRQTEGPFYPVNLPLDTDNDLIVLNDGLTPALGEITHFSGKVTDVKGAPIRNAVVEIWQVDHHGVYIHEGSDGVEKRDKNFQGFGRFLTGSTGEYYFRTIKPVRYPGRTPHIHVAVKMKGHKKWTTQCYIKGEKQNDTDGVIRGIKDEKQRASVIVDFLPLPGVKTGELAARFDIVMGYTPEA, from the coding sequence ATGCACCTCCTCAACCGCCGCCGCCTGCTGAAAAACTTCACCCTCGGGGCCGCGGGCCTGTGGGTGCCCGGGGCCTTCGCCGAAGCGCTGACGCTCACGCCGAGGCAAACCGAAGGGCCTTTCTACCCCGTGAATCTGCCGCTGGACACGGACAATGACCTGATCGTCCTGAATGATGGCCTCACGCCCGCGCTCGGGGAGATCACCCACTTCAGCGGCAAGGTTACCGACGTGAAGGGCGCGCCGATCCGCAATGCGGTGGTGGAGATCTGGCAGGTGGACCACCACGGCGTCTATATCCACGAGGGCAGTGATGGCGTGGAAAAGCGCGACAAGAATTTCCAAGGCTTCGGCCGCTTCCTCACCGGCTCGACCGGCGAGTATTACTTCCGCACCATCAAGCCGGTCCGCTATCCCGGCCGCACGCCGCACATCCACGTGGCGGTGAAGATGAAGGGCCACAAGAAGTGGACGACCCAGTGCTACATCAAGGGCGAGAAGCAGAACGACACGGACGGCGTGATCCGCGGCATCAAGGATGAGAAGCAGCGCGCCTCGGTGATCGTGGACTTCCTCCCGCTGCCCGGCGTGAAAACCGGCGAGCTGGCGGCGCGCTTCGACATCGTGATGGGATATACGCCGGAGGCATGA